Proteins encoded within one genomic window of Thermodesulfobacteriota bacterium:
- a CDS encoding DUF4149 domain-containing protein: MQFSHNLIVLIHVLAAILWLGGMFFIGLVMVPVLRDMEPPQKRIEVLSSAAKRFRILSWIAIPVLLITGVLNTVNRGVTLETISNGSLFLSHFGKILTIKVAIVLIMLILGAIHDFLLGPRLTKIMTGTDLSIYDPEKIESYRRYVSWLARFNALFGISVVALAVMLS; this comes from the coding sequence ATGCAGTTTTCTCATAACCTGATTGTTCTGATCCATGTTCTAGCGGCTATCCTCTGGCTCGGTGGAATGTTCTTTATAGGGCTGGTCATGGTTCCAGTACTGAGGGACATGGAACCTCCTCAAAAACGCATCGAGGTACTTTCCAGTGCCGCTAAAAGGTTTCGAATATTAAGCTGGATAGCTATACCGGTCTTATTGATAACCGGGGTTCTAAACACCGTGAACCGCGGAGTAACACTTGAGACGATCTCAAATGGCTCTCTTTTTCTATCCCATTTTGGGAAGATACTAACTATAAAGGTAGCGATTGTCCTGATTATGCTGATCTTAGGGGCAATCCATGATTTTCTCCTTGGTCCCAGATTGACTAAGATTATGACCGGAACTGATCTCTCGATTTACGATCCCGAGAAGATAGAAAGCTATAGAAGATATGTATCATGGCTTGCCCGGTTTAACGCCTTATTCGGAATATCAGTAGTCGCTTTGGCCGTAATGCTCAGTTAA
- a CDS encoding DUF1858 domain-containing protein, protein MVNGSIKEEMLIADIIEQYPSTKEVFEKYGVCSGGIMPRETLGFFARAHQIELQMILAELNNASRRPHSTKNEATVPGESIGEALWRRFFKSGIILGFIGWTFGAINLAYIAFNRSYFELPIHVILSHAHLQIFGWVGLFVMGFAYQAFPRFKFVSLWNPRLAMLSFWIMLLSILITALSWALLPSKLFFVLGILGSFLELIGISIFLLVMVKTMNQAMGKRQFWEKYVFTALMLFLIQAIFNPLSFYLVGDASLKGNMSLLIGRVAGFIAPYQDVQLFGFITMMIFGVSQRFIPFVFNIKEPSKRLGDFSFYTLFISIFLALSINILTHSYGLKSLRPFILIPYTGLLVSSVGVIINAGVLGRAKAPTRELKFIRAAYVWLVISILLLLILPFYSQFILGAFSHNYFGAYRHALTVGFISLMIMGVAAKVTPIMSGIEPRNALLIPFILVNVGNVVRVASQILSDFQGVMSNSLAAWNGFFLASSGFIQVIGFSLWAYDIWGTANEGIRLQKERSLPTGRPDRVEKFMKVGEVLNYYPQLEEVFLKFGFKDITNPVLRRTVARTITLEMACRMHSVNIDEFLHQLNSRIKG, encoded by the coding sequence ATGGTGAACGGCTCAATTAAAGAAGAGATGCTAATAGCCGATATTATAGAGCAGTACCCGTCTACAAAAGAGGTGTTTGAAAAATACGGAGTCTGTAGCGGCGGGATTATGCCGAGAGAGACGCTTGGGTTCTTCGCGCGAGCCCATCAAATAGAGCTTCAAATGATCCTAGCCGAACTAAATAATGCCTCCAGACGGCCACATTCAACTAAAAATGAAGCCACCGTTCCCGGAGAAAGCATAGGTGAAGCTCTTTGGAGAAGGTTTTTCAAGTCCGGCATTATACTAGGCTTTATTGGCTGGACTTTTGGAGCGATAAACCTAGCTTATATTGCATTTAACCGTTCATACTTCGAGCTTCCAATCCACGTGATTCTTTCACATGCACATCTACAGATTTTTGGGTGGGTGGGGCTTTTTGTCATGGGCTTTGCCTACCAGGCTTTTCCCAGGTTTAAGTTTGTATCCCTTTGGAATCCGCGTCTGGCAATGCTTTCCTTTTGGATCATGCTCTTGAGCATTCTGATCACCGCATTATCCTGGGCCCTTCTCCCATCTAAGCTATTCTTTGTACTAGGAATTCTCGGGTCTTTTCTTGAGCTTATAGGTATCTCCATTTTCCTTCTGGTTATGGTTAAGACGATGAACCAGGCAATGGGAAAAAGGCAGTTCTGGGAAAAGTACGTATTTACAGCACTTATGCTCTTTTTGATTCAAGCTATTTTCAACCCTCTCTCATTCTACCTGGTAGGAGATGCCTCTCTAAAGGGCAATATGTCACTTCTGATCGGTAGAGTCGCCGGATTTATAGCTCCTTACCAGGACGTTCAGCTATTCGGTTTTATCACAATGATGATTTTTGGGGTGAGTCAGAGGTTTATACCCTTTGTCTTTAATATTAAAGAGCCTTCCAAACGTTTGGGGGATTTTTCCTTCTACACCCTCTTTATCTCTATATTCTTAGCCCTGTCCATAAATATTCTCACTCATTCATACGGTCTAAAGTCTCTAAGACCCTTTATTCTTATTCCTTATACCGGGCTCTTGGTATCATCTGTCGGAGTGATTATCAATGCCGGAGTCCTTGGAAGGGCAAAGGCCCCTACCCGGGAGCTTAAATTCATAAGAGCTGCCTACGTCTGGCTCGTCATCTCGATTTTACTCCTTCTTATTCTTCCATTTTATAGTCAATTCATTCTGGGCGCGTTTTCGCATAATTACTTTGGGGCGTACAGGCATGCCCTTACCGTTGGCTTTATAAGCCTGATGATCATGGGTGTGGCGGCTAAGGTTACTCCAATAATGTCGGGCATAGAACCGAGGAACGCTCTTTTAATTCCTTTCATACTGGTTAATGTAGGAAATGTCGTAAGGGTGGCGTCACAGATTCTTAGTGATTTTCAAGGGGTGATGAGCAATTCTTTAGCCGCTTGGAATGGTTTTTTTCTAGCATCAAGCGGGTTTATTCAGGTGATAGGGTTCTCTTTATGGGCTTACGATATCTGGGGAACGGCAAACGAAGGGATAAGGCTTCAGAAGGAAAGGAGTTTGCCTACAGGGCGCCCGGACAGGGTTGAAAAGTTTATGAAGGTCGGAGAAGTACTCAACTACTATCCTCAACTCGAAGAAGTATTCCTCAAATTTGGTTTTAAGGACATTACAAATCCGGTACTTCGGAGAACGGTGGCCAGAACCATAACACTGGAGATGGCATGCAGGATGCACTCGGTAAATATAGACGAATTCCTGCACCAGCTAAACAGCCGCATCAAGGGATAA
- a CDS encoding DUF488 domain-containing protein — protein sequence MIKIKRAYDKARKDDGTRVLVDRLWPRGLKKEEIKIDLWLKEIAPSNELRKWFSHDPQRWKEFCKRYKEELKRDEKRDAIKKLVEIAERENLILVYGAKDEEHNNAVVVKEFIEDLLSK from the coding sequence ATGATTAAAATCAAAAGAGCATATGATAAAGCCAGAAAAGATGATGGGACACGGGTATTGGTGGATAGGTTGTGGCCGAGGGGTCTTAAAAAAGAGGAGATTAAGATTGACCTGTGGTTAAAGGAGATCGCTCCAAGCAACGAACTTAGAAAATGGTTTTCTCATGACCCTCAAAGATGGAAAGAGTTTTGCAAGAGGTATAAGGAAGAACTCAAAAGAGATGAAAAGAGGGACGCTATTAAAAAACTCGTTGAAATAGCCGAGAGGGAAAATCTCATTTTAGTCTACGGTGCCAAAGATGAAGAACATAATAACGCCGTTGTGGTTAAAGAATTCATAGAAGACCTGCTCTCAAAGTAG
- a CDS encoding cupin domain-containing protein, giving the protein MDKGYTYIADLNKELSEIPKAGIVSRTLHNDDHLKAILFAFDQGQELSEHTASMPANIQIIEGEARITLGDDLYNASKGAWIQMSPGLRHSVYAETTLVMLLLLIKSK; this is encoded by the coding sequence ATGGATAAAGGCTATACCTATATTGCCGATTTGAATAAAGAACTTTCCGAAATTCCCAAAGCCGGTATTGTGAGCCGTACCCTTCATAACGACGATCATCTAAAGGCTATACTTTTTGCTTTCGACCAAGGTCAGGAGCTTTCGGAGCATACCGCCTCCATGCCCGCTAATATCCAGATCATCGAGGGGGAGGCACGCATAACGCTAGGTGACGATTTATATAACGCCAGCAAAGGAGCGTGGATACAAATGTCTCCTGGATTGCGACACAGCGTTTACGCTGAGACTACCCTGGTGATGTTGCTTCTGCTTATCAAATCCAAATAA
- a CDS encoding TetR/AcrR family transcriptional regulator has translation MGAIIKATMDSKTKISNAAIDLFTKKGIKGTTTKELARSAGIAEGTIYKHFKSKNDLALKLFLNYMDLFRNRLIEGASNYSNPQDKLKALIKAFFDFAREEAKAYHYIMVGHHTELSRVPRARLKPKDIFVELIREGVEKGEFRKIDENIGAALITGMITRAILFLDIGVIKKDYNQVVSEVIEASLRVLKA, from the coding sequence ATGGGAGCAATTATCAAAGCTACGATGGATTCTAAAACCAAGATAAGTAACGCAGCGATCGATCTTTTTACCAAAAAGGGAATAAAGGGAACGACTACGAAGGAACTAGCCAGAAGCGCAGGTATTGCCGAAGGAACAATTTACAAGCACTTCAAGAGCAAAAACGACCTTGCCCTCAAGCTCTTCTTAAACTACATGGATTTGTTCAGGAATAGACTCATAGAAGGTGCGAGCAATTACTCCAACCCCCAGGATAAGTTAAAGGCTTTAATCAAAGCCTTTTTTGATTTTGCCAGGGAAGAAGCAAAGGCTTATCACTATATAATGGTAGGTCACCACACAGAATTGAGCAGAGTTCCGAGGGCTAGGTTAAAGCCCAAGGATATTTTTGTTGAATTGATTCGTGAGGGTGTAGAGAAAGGAGAGTTTAGGAAGATAGATGAAAACATCGGGGCGGCGCTCATAACCGGGATGATAACCAGGGCTATATTGTTCCTGGACATCGGAGTTATTAAGAAGGATTATAATCAGGTTGTTTCAGAAGTCATAGAAGCCTCGTTGAGAGTATTAAAAGCATAA
- a CDS encoding cbb3-type cytochrome c oxidase subunit I — protein MFELARRYIKTGFVFFILGLLLGLYMIVNIHILGNWPQRQLITAHVHVLLFGFLLSLIMGVSIWMFPRTTDQKLYNPKLAEAVYWLLTLGTAVRFSGEIASNYIALKVINWLIVLGSISQVLAGFLYIYNIWSRVRPVGKQT, from the coding sequence ATGTTTGAATTAGCCAGACGGTACATAAAAACCGGTTTTGTTTTCTTTATATTGGGATTACTTCTCGGTTTATACATGATTGTAAACATACATATACTGGGCAACTGGCCCCAACGACAGTTAATCACCGCCCATGTACATGTCCTTCTTTTCGGCTTCTTGCTATCCCTGATAATGGGTGTGTCTATATGGATGTTTCCCCGCACAACGGACCAAAAGCTTTACAACCCCAAACTGGCCGAGGCGGTCTATTGGCTTCTAACCCTGGGAACGGCAGTCCGGTTCTCCGGAGAAATCGCCAGCAACTATATAGCTCTCAAAGTAATTAACTGGTTAATCGTATTGGGTAGCATCAGTCAAGTGCTGGCCGGGTTTCTATACATATATAACATTTGGTCACGAGTGAGACCTGTAGGAAAACAGACTTAA
- a CDS encoding nitrite/sulfite reductase, with protein MSTNESKIWDQLDLNSGTDVSSELNEYEDVIKKLFKGEIHPERFRSYRLLFGTYGVRHQGEGIHMQRIKIPSGFITSEQLRTMADVVEKYAGSGHGHLTTRQDIQLHFVKLEHVPSLLRELAEVGITTREACGNTVRNVTSSSLSGICPNEVFDTLPYALYTTRYFLRHPLTSTLPRKFKIAFSECEDDHAMVKIHDLGGVAQVRKNGKDIYGFKVYVGGGLGAIPFYAKPIADFVPVDEFYPLAEAIIRVFHEYGVEERKNRNKARIKFTVARLGFDKFKELVMREFERLKRLKPVSEELQRYVENFPKPAPLKNGREDGEENAKRLKSPIHKPDTGDDLYQLFLQKYTFKQKQDGYAGVYVKPPIGNLKPDEFRFIADLSELYGAGYVRITPHQKILLPWVGEDFLYDVHTELKSRGFIGGMNEAMREIVSCPGAFSCKLAVTHPYNLAEYIGERVEDLAGIRVNISGCPNSCGQHHVGDIGFYGASSKVGGKLAPHYVVMVGGNPFKQLERYGQVIGKVPAKNAHLFVRAVVDFWKENKTDGEEFYEFVDRVGIDSFRRVLAPFAKADPNDPEIYAEPGIAEDFKMEAETRGECMGSLLDIMAINLFDAIRNIYEAEDDMKEGNWEEVKKKCLDSIPKCARMYIYLDGVELEKEDEVLSEFTSRIVPRDWLCHDWSDVKEKYFTWKDFPVSKLLAEEIYNYTKELVKDCDKAFVRLQPDLKIQACLKSEGEEAHVPGE; from the coding sequence ATGAGTACAAATGAGTCAAAGATATGGGACCAGCTAGACTTAAACAGTGGCACCGATGTGTCTAGTGAGTTAAACGAGTACGAGGATGTGATTAAAAAACTATTCAAGGGGGAGATTCATCCGGAGAGGTTTAGGTCTTACCGGTTGCTGTTTGGGACCTACGGAGTCAGGCACCAGGGTGAAGGTATACACATGCAAAGAATTAAAATCCCGAGTGGTTTCATCACCTCGGAGCAGCTTCGCACCATGGCTGACGTTGTCGAGAAATACGCCGGTTCCGGACACGGGCATCTCACTACGAGACAGGACATTCAGCTTCATTTCGTTAAGCTGGAGCACGTGCCTTCTCTTCTCAGGGAGCTTGCAGAGGTAGGGATAACCACCCGCGAGGCCTGCGGTAACACCGTCAGAAACGTGACCTCGTCCTCCTTATCCGGAATTTGCCCGAATGAGGTTTTTGATACCCTGCCGTATGCGTTATACACGACCAGATACTTTTTAAGACATCCTTTGACTTCCACCCTTCCCCGAAAGTTCAAGATCGCCTTTTCTGAGTGTGAAGATGACCACGCCATGGTGAAGATCCATGACCTTGGCGGGGTTGCCCAGGTGAGAAAGAACGGTAAAGACATATACGGTTTCAAGGTTTACGTTGGCGGAGGCTTGGGTGCCATTCCCTTTTATGCCAAGCCGATAGCTGATTTTGTCCCGGTAGACGAATTCTATCCCCTTGCCGAGGCAATAATCCGGGTCTTTCATGAATACGGCGTTGAAGAAAGGAAGAACAGAAACAAGGCCAGAATCAAGTTCACGGTGGCAAGGTTAGGCTTTGATAAGTTCAAAGAACTGGTGATGAGAGAATTTGAACGGCTTAAAAGATTAAAACCGGTGAGCGAGGAGCTTCAAAGATATGTGGAGAACTTCCCTAAACCGGCCCCTCTTAAGAATGGAAGAGAAGACGGAGAGGAAAACGCCAAACGGCTCAAAAGCCCAATTCATAAACCGGATACCGGAGACGATCTTTATCAACTATTTCTCCAAAAATATACATTCAAGCAAAAACAGGACGGATACGCCGGGGTTTACGTGAAGCCGCCGATAGGTAATCTCAAACCGGACGAGTTCAGGTTTATAGCCGACTTATCCGAGCTTTATGGGGCCGGTTACGTAAGAATAACCCCGCACCAGAAAATCCTCTTACCGTGGGTTGGGGAAGATTTTCTCTACGATGTCCATACCGAACTGAAAAGCCGTGGATTCATAGGTGGCATGAATGAAGCCATGAGGGAGATAGTTTCCTGCCCGGGAGCGTTTTCATGCAAGCTGGCCGTGACCCATCCATACAACCTGGCCGAGTATATAGGCGAAAGGGTTGAGGACTTGGCCGGCATTCGGGTGAATATCTCCGGCTGCCCCAATAGCTGTGGTCAGCACCATGTTGGAGATATAGGATTCTACGGTGCGTCTTCCAAGGTTGGGGGCAAGCTGGCACCCCACTATGTGGTTATGGTGGGGGGCAATCCCTTCAAACAATTGGAAAGATACGGACAGGTTATCGGAAAGGTGCCGGCTAAGAACGCCCATCTCTTTGTAAGGGCGGTTGTGGATTTCTGGAAGGAGAACAAGACCGACGGAGAGGAGTTCTATGAGTTTGTCGACCGCGTGGGCATTGATTCCTTCAGACGGGTCCTGGCCCCGTTTGCAAAGGCCGACCCCAACGACCCGGAGATATACGCAGAGCCCGGAATAGCGGAAGATTTCAAGATGGAGGCCGAGACCAGGGGCGAATGCATGGGAAGCCTGCTCGATATCATGGCCATAAACCTTTTCGATGCCATAAGGAACATATACGAGGCGGAGGATGATATGAAGGAAGGAAATTGGGAGGAGGTCAAGAAGAAGTGCTTAGACTCTATCCCCAAATGCGCCAGGATGTACATATATCTTGACGGGGTTGAATTGGAGAAGGAAGACGAGGTACTGAGCGAATTCACCTCTAGGATAGTTCCGAGAGACTGGCTCTGCCATGATTGGTCTGACGTCAAAGAAAAGTACTTTACCTGGAAGGACTTCCCTGTCTCGAAATTGCTTGCCGAGGAGATTTACAACTACACCAAAGAGCTGGTGAAGGATTGCGATAAAGCATTTGTGAGGTTACAGCCAGATCTCAAGATTCAGGCCTGCTTGAAGTCCGAGGGAGAAGAGGCGCACGTTCCCGGCGAATGA